From the Kitasatospora atroaurantiaca genome, the window ACACCGCCTTCCAGGTCGGCAGTGCGATCGTGCTGGCCGCCGCCACGGCCGTGATCACGGCGGGCAGCGGCGGTGGCGAGAGTCCGCAGGCGCAGCTGGACGGCTACCGCCCGGCGCTTCTGCTGATCACCGGGGTCGCGCTGATCGGTCTGCTGGTGACCCTGGCGGGCGCGGTGCTCGACCGCCGCAAGGCCCCGGTCTCGGTGCCGGACTACGACTACCCGTCGGTGCCCGCCGAGGTGCTGGCGGACCGCTGAGAACCCGTCACGTCGCACCCGGGCCGTCGACCCCTCGCCGCCCGGTGGGAGCCGGCTCCACCAAACCCCCGTGTTGGTGGAGCCGGCTCTCCGTACGGGGCCGCTGCGCGCCCTCCCCTGAGGCTCCGAGGTACGGGAGTCTCCGGGTACGGGAAGCACCGGCCCTGGCCCCGCCAGTATATTGGCCGGGAGCCAACCAACGTACGGAGCTGACACGATGGCACCTCGCGGGGAATCGGTCAACGAGGAAATGCGCCAACGCTCCCGTCGACGGATCATGCGGGCCACCGTCGAGCTGGTCGACCAGCGCGGATACGGCAGAACCACGCTCGGTGACATAGCCGAGCGGGCAGGGCTCGCACGGGGGCTGCTCTCGTACTACTTCGACGGCAAACGACTCCTGATGCAGGCGGCCACCCACCGGCTGATGCACCTGGAGCTGGCCGCCGCGCTCGACGAACTGCCCCCGGACGCCGGAGCGGACGCCCGGCTGGCCCGCGCGATCGACGCCGTCCTCGGGCTGGCGATGGACCATCCGCGGGTGATGCGCTCGCACCTCGCGCTGATCCTGGACCCGGATGTGGGCGCGTTCGTGAAGGATCCGGAGCAGCAGCAGCTCGGTGCGATCCTCCAGGACCTGCTCAGGCGCTGGGGCGCCGCCGATCCGGTCGCCGAGCACGCCGTCCTGCGCAGCGCGCTGATGGGCGGCTGCATCGGCGTCCTGCTGCCCGGTGCCGCCATCCCGCTGGCGCCGATCCGGGCGGACCTGTTCTCCCGCTACGGCCTGGCCTGGGAGCTGGGCGTGCCGCCGCAGCCGGACGCGCCGCCGCGGCTGCAGCCGGTCCGACTCTGAACGGGCCGCTACGAGCGGGTGGTTCGGGGGCCGTGGTCATCCGTCCGGGTGAGACCCGGCGTACCGTCAGCGCTCGGCGAGGATGGCGGTGAGCAGGTCTATGGTCTGGTCCGGGGTGAGGCTGTCGACGCAGAGCCGCTCCATGACCTGGATGTAGGCGTCGACGTCGTCGCGCTTGTCCAGGTAGAGCGCGCTGGTCAGCTGCTCCAGGTAGACCACGTCGGCGAGGTCCTGCTCGGGGAAGCGCAGGATCGAGAAGGCCCCGCTCTCGCCGGCGTGCGCGCCGAAGCGGAACGGCATGACCTGGACGACCACGTTGGGCTGCTGGGCGATGTCGATCAGGTACTGGACCTGAGCGCGCATCACCTTGGGCCCGCCGACCGGGCGGCGCAGTGCGGCCTCGTCGATGACGGCCCACAGGCGGGGGCTCTGGCCGTCCGTCAACAGCTTCTGGCGGCGCATCCGCAGGCTGAGTCGGCGCTCGAGCTCCTCGTCGCTGATCACCGGCCGGGTCTGGCCGAAGACCGCGCGGGCGTACTCCTCGGACTGGAGCAGGCCGGGGATGAACTGCACCTCGTAGGTGCGGATCAGCGCGGCGGCCTCCTCAAGACCCACATAGGTCTGGAACCAGCCCGGCAGAACGTCGTTGAAGCTGTGCCACCAGCCGGACTTGTTGGCCTCGCGGACCAGGCCGAGCAGGGCCTCGCGCTCGGCTCCGTCGTTCACCCCGTAGAGGCTGAGCAGGTCGGCGACGTCGCGCTCCTTGAAGCTGACGCGGCCGAGCTCCATGCGGCTGATCTTCGACTCGGAGGCGCGGATCTGGTAGCCGGCGTCCTCCCGCGTGATGCCCCGGCCCTCGCGCAGACGGCGCAGTTGGGAGCCGAGGAGGATTCGGCGCACCATCGAGCCACCGCCGGGCTGAACTGTGGTCATGCCGTCGAAACCTCCACCATGGGCAAACAGCGCACAGTCTGCCATCAGTTGAGCGCTCTGGGTGCCGGTACTGGCACAACGATCTACCAGTTCTGCATCAGACCCACCATCATGCACGTGCATTCGGCGCTTGCATATGCCAATAGTGCGACTGCACGTGAATCGACTCTTGCATCTGCAGTGAGCGCAGAGGACCATGGTGCACGTGCACCTGCACATCCCTGGCAATCCCGCGGGCTCCGCGTCGACCCCACGCGCGATACCGCACACCCACCCAGCCGCACCTGTGTGCGGCTGGGCTCGCGTGTGCGGGTGTGGCTCGTCGAGGAGGCGGCCGCGCGGCCTAGCGAGTCGGAGGTGACCGGCATGACCCCGGCGGGTCCAGCCGTGTCCGCCCCCTTATGGGAGGAGCTCTTCATGAGCACCGGTACGGCCCTCGCGGTCGACCCCCACGTGGTCACCTGTACCCTCGCCCCTCGCCTCGAAGCCGTCAGAACCGCGCGGGAGTTCGCCAGATCCACCCTCCAGGGCTGGGGCCTTGGCGATCTCTTCGACGATGTCGCCCTGGTCGCCTCCGAGTTGGTGACCAACGCACTGCGGCACGCGCTCGAACCCCGCCGGGACGTCCAGCCAGCGGTCGAGCCCAGCCGGTTCCCCGTCCAGCCGGGCCCCCAGCAGGCCGCCGACGCCCGGCTGCCCATCCGAATAAGCCTGGTGCACCGCTCCCCGCAGGTGGTCTGCGCGGTGAGCGACCCCAGCAGCAACGGGCCGGTGGCCCGGGAGGCCGACTTCGTGGCGGAGTCCGGCCGCGGGCTGCACCTGGTGGACTCCTTCAGCCGCTCCTGGGGCTGGCACCCGCTGGCCGGCGCGGGGAAGGTGGTCTGGGCCCTCTTCGAGGCCGAGGCCGGCTCCGAGACCGGCGAGCCCTCCGGCCGGCACCGCCGCTCCGCCTGACCGGGCCCGGAACCCGACCCGGTACGGAGCCTCACCGGGTACGGGGACGCCACCCGGCACCGGAAACGACGAAGGCCGTCGCGGCGAGGAGTGCCCACGACGGCCGTTGTGTAAGGAAGTTGACGGCGGCCCGGCTCAGGCCGCCAGGTGGTCGAACTCCCCGTCCTTCGCACCGAGCAGCAGCGCCGCTATCTCGGCCCGGGTGTAGATCAGCGCAGGACCGTCCGGGAAGCGCGAGTTGCGCATCGCGATGTCACCCCCCGGCAGCGCGGCGAACTCGACACAGTTCCCCTGCGAATTGCTGTGCCGGCTCTTCTGCCAGACCACGCCTTCGAGGTCCGCAGCCGCCATGCCGTTGTACGTCTTCTGCATTGAATTCTCCCGACCTGCCTGGCGTTCGCCTCACTTGACGTGATGATAACTCCAGTGCACGTGCATCAGCACGGGACATTGCGCGTGCATTCGCCGGTGCCGGGGAGCCGGGAACTCCGCTTCTTCCAAGGCAGTTGACGCCACGTAAGCGGACAAAGCCGGTCGAATCGCAGAGGCCCCGATGACAGCCCGTACCGAGGCCCCACCCCCGCGTTGATCTTCACGCCGCCGGCCACGGCTCACAGTCCGTCACCTGACGCGAGTGTGAGACACATCACTCCCCGGATCTGGCGGCGATCCCATGAGACGCGGCGTCAGCAGGCAGCTCAGAGGATTTGGCCGAGAATGTCCGGATAACGCCCTGGCCGATTGTCCAGTCCTGGGATCCGACTGCAGCTCGGACGCCCGAATGTCCTACGATCTCCGCCATGAGCACCGCAGCCATCCCGGGCGCGCCACTGCCCGTCCGCACTCCAGGCTCCCGTGCGCGGGGGCGCCACCGCCGTCCCGAGCGCCCGGAGGTCCCGACCGGTTCCCCGGCGCTGGTGCTGGCCGTCCCGGCCACGGCCGGGCCCGAGACCCGCCCCGTCGTAGAGGAGCTGCTCTCCATCGTGCGCGGCGAGCAGCCGGGCATCGAGGCCGCCGCCGCCTATCTGGCGGACGGCGACCAGGACGACGCTCCGACCGTCGCCGGGCTGCTCGCCCAGGCCGCCGAGGCCGGGCTGCCCGCGCCCGTCCTGGTGCCGCTGCTGCCCGGCCCGCACGGCTTCCTGACGGAGCTGCACCAGCTGGCCGCCGGGACCGGCGCCATCGTCACCGACGTCCTCGGCCCGCACCCGCTGCTGTCCGAGGCGGTCCACGTACGGCTCTCCGAGGCCGGGCTGGCCCGCGCCGACCGGGCCAGGCTGTTCGCCATCGCCACCTCGGCGGACGGCGTGGTCCTGACCACCGTCGGCGGCGAGGACTCGGCCGCGGCCGCCGGGATCACCGGTGTGCTGCTGGCGGCCCGCCTGGCGGTGCCCGTGGTGGCCGCCGCCCTGGACGTCCCCGGCTCGGTCGCCGCCGCCGTCGAGCACCTCAGGGCCACCGGCTCCCAGCGCCCCGCGCTGGCCCCGCTGGTGATCGGCCCCGAGGCCGACCCGGAGCTGCTCGCCGCGGCCGCCGAGGAGACCGGCTGCCCGAGCGCCGCGCCGCTCGGCGCCTACCCGACCATCGGCCAGCTGGTCGCCTCGACCTACCTCGCCGCGCTCAACATCACGGCGCCGGGCGAGGCCCCCGTCGAGGAGCAGCCCTCCGAGTGATCCACCGCCGTGAGAGGGGCCCCCGTCCGGAGGCCCCTCTCACGCGTTGAGACGGGCGGTCGGGGCCGCCGCGTCCTTCAGCCTGAGGGAGGGCGTCAGCACCGCGCGTGGCGCCGTGCTGACCGCTGCCGGAGCGGTGCTCGCGTTCCACTTCGGGGCGGCGCCGCCGCCGACGTCCGGCTTGCGGACCTGGACGGCCTGCTGCTCGCCCGCCCTGCGCAGCACGATGCTCTTCGGTGCGGGCGAATCCGGGTCGAGCCAGAGCTCGTTGCCGCCGAACTCGCAGTCGAGAACGGCCACGTCGTCCGGCACGCCGTCGGTGGTGGCCCGGAAGGCGACGCCCGCCTTGCGGTAGCCCGTCAGCCGGCAGCGGCTGATGGTGACCGTCTCACCGGCCAGCTGGTGCTTGGCGGTGGCGATCGCATAGTCGGACTGCCCGGCGGCGTCGATCAGCAGCCCGTCGAAGACGGTGCCCTTGTCCCGGCCGAGCGAGTGCAGGGCCACTCCCCCGGCCGCATTGCCGTAGAGGACGCTCGCCGAGTAGTCGAAGTCGTTGAGGTACGCGCCGTGCTCGATGCCCCAGCCGCCGTTGTGGTACGCCACGAACTGGCCGACGGTGTGGTGGTGCTGGGCGTTGAGCCAGACGAAGATGCCGTTCTGCAGGTTGTTGTGGGCGAGGCAGCGCTCGAAGGTCCAGACCCCCTCGCTGGTTTCCGGCCACTCGTAGCCCGAGGCCCCGGTGGCGCCCTGGACGCCGACGGCCACGCAGTCCCTTGCGACGCCTCCGGTGCCCGCCCCCAGGCTGAAGCCGGTCAGCCGGTAGGCGCGGGGGTTGGGCTCGAAGACCGTCCGGGAGGCCACGCAGGACTCGTACGCGATCTCGTCGGACGGGCCCTGCGGGGTACGGGTGTCCAGCGGGCCGTCCCACCAGTAGGCGTCCTCCCAGGTGTTGTGGCTGATGCAGCTTCGGAAGGTGATGCCGTGGCTGGCGTGCGGGACGAAGGCATGGCTGCCGGCGTCACGGACGACGACGCCCTCGACCACCGTCCCCCGGCTGCTGTCGCCGAGCATGTGGAAGTGCAGCCCGTACCGGCCCAGGACGGGCTCGGTGACGGGTGCTCCGTTCCACTTCTCCTTGCCCGCGTTACGAGGGCCGAGCCAGCGCAGTGCGGCGTGCCGGACGTCGGCAGGGCGGGAGCTGGTGAGGTGGACATGGGCGCGGCCCTCGGCGGTGCCCTCGACGCGGACGTTGCGGGTCAGATTGAGCACCTCGGCGCCGACGGTGACGCCGCCTCCGGTGGCGACCCGGGGGTGGGCGTAGTGCAGGGGCGCATCCAGGGTGACGGTGGCTCCGCTGATCTGCTGGATGGTCCGTAGGTCGTACTGGGCCGAGAAGCCCTCGGTGTCGGGGGCGGCCGTGGGGGTGACGGCGAGTTCGTCACCGACCCGCCAGCCGGTCGGGGCGGCGGCGAGGGTGATGGCGGTGTCACCGGCCTTCAGCGGGCCTGCGGCCCGGACCCAGGCCGTCCTGGCGGCGCCGTCCAGCCGGAGGTAGCCGGCGCCGGTGACCCAGAGGCCGGTGTCGGTGTCGACGAGCGTCATACCGCCGCCCTTGAACCGGCGTTCGTCGACGCCGGGGAAGCGCAGGGTGTGCACGGCCGTGTCGGCGGGTGCGAGGGCGAGGCCGCCCTTCACCTCGACGTTGCCGGCCGAGCTGAGGGTGATGGTCTTCTCGGCGGCGAAGACCAGGGAGCCGGAAGCTTCGATCAGCAGCGCGGCGACGCTCGCGTCGGTGTCCAGCACCACCCGGTCGGTGATCCTCACGGCCGTCCCCGGCCCCGGTACGGCTCCGCCCCAGCCGGCCGGGTCGGACCAGCGGCGTCCGCTCTGGTCGAGGGTGGGCGCGGGCCGGCTCGGCGGCGGCGGTGCGCTGTGGGCGTGGGTCGCCGCGGCCGGGGTCTCAAGGGTCGCTGCCGGGCGCTCCGAGTCGCCCAGCGAGCGGCGAAGCACCTCCTCGGCGCCGACGGCGGCGGCGACCGTGCCGACGGCCAGCCAGGCGAGGACCCTCCTGCGACCCACCCGGCGGGGGTCTTTGGTCCCTGGACCGGGCTCGGGTGGTTCCTCCTGAAGCGCCATGATCGACTAGCCCTCCCCCAGGCCGCATACCGGCTCCGTCGTCTGAAGCATAGGCAAGTCCCGGAGGGGGCTGGGGATTTGCTCGAAAGCGGCCGATTCCGACCGGGCCGACCAATCAAGTTCGGACACGAAGCTACCGGAAACGATCTGTGACCCAGGTCACAGGTGTTTGCAGTTTCAACTTAAGTCTGTCTAACGTGCTCCCCTGTTCGTGGTCACACGGACCCACTCATCCGGAACGCCGAGTCCTGCCGCCGGGTGAGTCGGCAACGCAGAAACGCACCACGGCAGGGGCGGGGGAACCAGGTAAGTCGCCCGGAGGCGGTCCTCGGACCGACTCGGGGCTTGGGGTGAAGCCGTGCTCAGCACGGCCGGGCAACTCCAGCCCGAATCCGACAGCTCACCTCGCAGGCGTGGGAGAGGAACGCATCTTCATGCTGCCCGTCAACGCCACCACGCGTACCCGCCGACTGATCGCCGCCACCGGCGTGGTCGGCCTCGGTCTCTCGATCCCGTGCTTCACCGCCGGCGCCGCCTCGGCCGCCCCCGTCTCCACCTGGGACAAGGTCGCCCAGTGCGAGAGCAGCGGCGACTGGAGCATCAACACCGGCAACGGCTTCTACGGTGGTCTGCAGTTCACCTCCAGCACCTGGGCCGCGTACGGCGGTCACCAGTACGCCGCCCAGGCGAACCAGGCCACGAAGGCCCAGCAGATCTCCGTCGCCGAGAAGGTCCTCGCCGACCAGGGCCCCGGCGCCTGGCCGGTCTGCTCCGTCAAGGCCGGTCTGACCAAGGGCGGCGCCCCCGCCCAGGTCGACACCAGCTCCTCCTCGTCCTCCGCCGCGGCGTCGCGCTCCGAGACCCGCGCCGCTGCCCCCAAGGCCGCCCCGCAGGCCGCCGCGCCGAAGACCGAGGCCCCCAAGGCCACCACCACCACGGACAAGACCTACACCGTGGTGTCCGGCGACTGGCTGTCGACCATCGCCCAGAAGAACAACGTCGAGGGCGGCTGGCAGAAGCTGTACGACCTCAACAAGTCGCTGCTGACCTCGGGCCCGGACCTCATCTACCCCGGTCAGAAGCTCGCGCTCGGCACGACGACCACCACGGCCGCCGCCCCGCAGCAGGCCGCTCCGCAGGCCGCCGCGCCGAAGCACAGCACCACGACGACCACGGCCAAGCGCGCCACGACCTCCGCGGTCAAGGCCTCGAACGTGACCGGCAGCAAGGCCGCCGCGATCAACTTCGCGCTCTCCAAGGTCGGCCAGGCGTACGTCTACGGCGGCAGCAGCAACGGCGGCTGGGACTGCTCCGGCCTGACCCAGGCGGCCTTCCGCGCGGCCGGCATCGCGCTGCCCCGCGTGGCCGCCGACCAGGCCGACGCCAGCACCCGCGTCTCGCTGGACAACCTGCAGCCGGGCGACCTGCTGTTCTGGTCCAGCAACGGCAGCAACTCCGGCGTCCACCACGTCGCCCTCTACGTCGGTGACGGCAAGTACGTCGAGGCCGCCAACCCGCGCGCCGGCGTGAGGACCGAGACCATCAGCAACTGGGCCCCGGACTTCGCCGGCCGGATCTGACGCCTCGGAAGTACCCGCAGGACACTGCCCCCGGAGAACTGGTCGTCTCCGGGGGCAGTCCCCTGTCCCCGCCCGGCCGGGCGGGGCATGCTGCTCTCCTGCCCCGAGGAGGAGTCGCCATGGCCCAGATCACCGTCACGCTCGATGCCGACCTCGCGATCGAGGTCATGCTGCTCTCCGGCACGAAGAACCCGCAGGACGCGGTCGAGCTGATCGTCCGTGACTTCCTGGCCAGGGGTCGCCGCACCGAGGCCCGTACCGGCGACGCCGCCGACGCGCAGCGCGCCGACAGCCCGAAGCCGATCGCCCAGGAGGGCTGAGAGCGGGCAACCGCTCAGGATCGGGCTACCCCAGGGGGCGCGGGGAACTGCGCGAGACCGGAAGGCAGCGACCTGCGCCCTCCCGCTTCGCGCAGTTCCGCACGCCCCTGGGGCACCCCGCAGCATCACTCACCGACGGACGGCTTGCCCGCGATCGCGTCGTAGACCCTGATGCGCAGACGGCGCTGCCAGCCCTCGCGCTGTTCGCGTGCCCGGGCCCGGGCGTCCTTCCGACTGCCCTCCGGGTAGCGGGCCCGCGCCCAGGGCGAGCCGGGGCGGGCCAGCCGGAGGGCCCCGACCACCGCGAAGATGGGCACCAGCATCCCGATCAGCCCGGTGAAGGCCTTGCCCTTGCTGAGCGCGACCAGCGCGAAGCCGGCGTTGACGACGACCGTGCCGGCGTACGTCCAGCCGGAGGCCGGGGCGCCGTCCGTGGAGGCCTGGTCGACACCGAACGGTGCCGCGCCGAGCAGCAGCAGTCCGCAGACCGCCGCGCCGAGCACCACGGTGTCCACCGAGAGCCGGCCCTCCTCGGACCAGTAGACGTCCCGCAGGTGCAGGATCAGCGCGAACTCGTCGAGTACGAGCGCCGTGCCGATGCCGAACAGTGCGCCCGCGATCTCGGCCCAGGGCCTCTTGTCGCCGACCGGCGAGGCCAGCCCGAGGCCGGCGATGATCATGAAGACCACGCCGAAGACCACGTGGTGGATGTGCAGCCCGCCTGACGCCACGTTCCCCGGCCACCAGGACACCTCGGCCCGGATCATCCGCACGCTGAGCCGGATGAAGAAGAACGCCCCGAGGAAGCCCAGCAGCAGGAAGAGCAGCGGCTGCTTGCCCGGGTCCAGGATCTCCTGCCGGTACCAGTCGCCCATCGGTCAGGCCTCCGTCACGGGAGGCCTGGGCTTCGCTGCCGTCTCCGCGGTCTGCTCGGATCTCATGATCCAAGGCTGGCACGGACACAGCACGACGGCCCTGCGGAGCAGCTGCTCCGCAGGGCCGTTCAGCTGATCGGTCTACTTCGGGTTGGCCCCGGTGGAGCCGCGCATCACCAGTTCGGGCTGGAACATGAACTCGGCGCGCTGCGCCGGGTTCCCGCCGACCTCCTCGAGCAGGGCGTCCACCGCGGCGGTGGCCATCGCCTCGACCGGCTGGCGGATGGTGGTCAGCGGCGGTTCGGTGAACGCTATCAGCGGCGAGTCGTCGAAGCCGACCACCGAGACGTCCTGCGGCACCGAGAGGCCGCGCTGGCGCACCGCGCGGATCGCGCCGAGCGCCATCATGTCGCTGCCGCAGACGATCGCCGTGCAGCCCTTGTCGAGCAGCGCGTTGGCCGCCGCGTGCCCGCCCTCCACGCTGAACAGCGTGTGGTGGACCAGCCCCTCGGCCTCCTCGGGCGTGCGGCCCAGCAGCTCCTGGACGGCCGCGGTGAAGCCCTCGATCTTGCGCAGCACCGGGACGTACCGGCGCTGGCCGACGGCCAGGCCGATCTTCTCGTGGCCGAGCTCGACCAGGTGCTGCACCGCCATCCACATCGCGGCGCGGTCGTCCGGCGAGATGAACGGTGCGGCGATCTTCTCGCTGTAGCCGTTGATCAGCACGAACGGCACCTGGCGGCCGGTCAGCTTCGCGTACCGGTCGTGGTCGGCCGTGGAGTCCGCATGCAGGCCGGAGACGAAGACGATGCCCGCGACCCCCCGCTCGACCAGCATCTCCACCAGTTCGTCCTCGGTGGAGCCGCCGGGCGTCTGGGTGCAGAGCACCGGCGTGTACCCGTGCCGGCTGAGCACCTGCTCGATGACCTGGGCCAGCGCCGGGAAGATGGGGTTGCTCAGCTCAGGGGTGATCAGGCCGATCAGGCCCGCGCTGCGCTGGCGCAGCCGGGTGGGCCGCTCGTAGCCGAGGACGTCGAGCGCCGCCAGCACGGTCTGCCGTGTGGTGGCGGAGACGCCCGCCTTGCCGTTGAGGACGCGGCTGACGGTCGCTTCGCTGACCCCCGCCTGCGCCGCGATGTCCGAGAGTCGCGCCGTAGTCACGATCCCAGAGCCTATTGCAACCATGTCAGACCGCCCACCAAATGGTGCTGTCAGCCGGCAGGACCGTCTCCCCGTCCACCGCGACAGCCTCGGTGGAGGACAGCAGGATACGACCGGGTGCCGCTATCCGGACAGGCTCACCCGTGGTGTTCACGGTGCAGACGAAGGAGCCCTGACGTCCGAAGATCAGGACGCCCTCCGGGGAGTCCAGCCAGGTGACCTCGGTGCCGGCGCCCAGCGCGGGGTGCTCGCGGCGGACGGCCAGCGCGCTGCGGTAGAGCTCCAGGGTGGAGGTCGGGTCGCCGGTCTGGGCCTCGACGCTCAGGCCGGCCCACGCGGCGGGCTGCGGCAGCCAGCTCGGGCCGCCCACGGTCGGGCCGAAGCCGTACGGGGCCTCGGTGCCGGACCACGGGATCGGGACGCGGCAGCCGTCGCGGTAGCCGTCCTGGCCGGCCTGGCGGAAGAAGGACGGGTCCTGGCGGACCTCGTCCGGCAGGTCGGTGACGTCCGGCAGGCCGAGCTCCTCGCCCTGGTAGACGTACGCCGAGCCGGGCAGCGCCAGCATCAGCAGGGTGGCGGCGCGGGCGCGGCGCAGGCCGAGCTCGCGGTCGCCGGCGGTGCGGATCTGAGTGCCGCCGGGCGGGTTGGCGAAGCGGGTGGCGTGCCGGGTGACGTCGTGGTTGGAGAGCACCCAGGTGGCGGGGGCGTCGACCGGGCGCATCGCGTCCAGCGAGACGTCGATGACCTCGCGCAGCTCCGTGGCGTCCCAGTAGGTGCCCAGGTACTGGAAGTTGAAGGCCTGGTGCAGCTCGTCGGGCCGGACGTAGTTGGCGGTGCGCCGGACGGTCGGGGTCCAGGCCTCGGCGACGGCTATCCGGTCGCCGGGGTACTCGTCGAGGATGGTGCGCCAGGTGCGGTAGATCTCGTGCACGCCGTCCTGGTCGAAGAACGGCATCACGTCGTTGCCGAGCAGCTTGAGCTGGTCGTGCGCGCCCAGGTCGGGCAGGCCCTCGGCCTTGACCAGGCCGTGGGCGACGTCGATCCGGAAGCCGTCCACACCCATGTCCAGCCAGAAGCGCAGGATCGAGCGGAACTCGTCGGCGACGGCCGGGTTCTCCCAGTTGAAGTCGGGCTGCTCCGGGGCGAACAGGTGCAGGTACCAGTCGCCGGGGGTGCCGTCGGGGTTCTTCGAGCGCGTCCAGGCGGGGCCGCCGAAAATGGACTCCCAGTCGTTCGGCGGGAGTTCACCGTTCTCGCCCTTGCCGGGGCGGAAGTGGTACCGCTCGCGCAGCGCGGAGCCCTCGCCCTCGCGCAGGGCGCGCTGGAACCACTCGTGCTGGTCCGAGGAGTGGTTGGGGACGAGGTCCACGATGATCCGCAGGCCCAGCTCGTGGGCGTCGCGGATCAGGGCGTCGGCGTCCAGCAGGTTGCCGAACATCGGGTCCACCGCACGGTAGTCGGCGACGTCGTAGCCGGCGTCGGCCTGCGGGGAGGCGTAGAACGGCGAGAGCCAGACCGCGTCGACGCCCAGGTCCCGCAGGTAGGGCAGGCGGCTGCGGATGCCGGGCAGGTCTCCCATGCCGTCGCCGTTGGAGTCGGCGAAGCTGCGCGGGTACACCTGGTAGATGACCGCATCCCGCCACCAGCCTCTGGACTCGCCCGCGTTCGCTGCGACCGCGCCGGCGGCGGGAGCGGGGACGACGGCGGCGGGCCGGGAGGTGTCGGCCAGGTTCTGGGTCATGGACAGTCATCCCTTGGGGACTAGGTGTCGTCCCGGCCGCCCTCGGTCGGGCGGCCGGTTCGCGGCAACAGGCAGAAGGAGAAGCTTGACTGACGGTACGTCAGACTTGCTTGACGATCAGGACTTCGCGGCACCGGCGGTGAGGCCGGCGACCAGGTGACGCTGCACCAGGTAGAACACCAGGGCGGCCGGGATGGCGATCAGTACGGAGGTGGCGGCCATCAGGTTCCACTGGCTCTCGTACTGGCTGATGAAGGTCTGAAGGCCGACGGCGAGCGTGTACTTGCCGGAGCTGAGCATGAAGGTCGAGGCGTAGGCGACCTCGGCCCAGGCGGTGAGGAAGGAGTAGAAGGCCGCCACCGCCAGGCCCGGGCGGGCCAGCGGGATGATCAGCCGCCAGAAGGTGCCGAAGGGGCTGAGCCCGTCGACCCGGCCGGCCTCGTCGATCTCCACCGGGATGGTGTCGAAGTAGCCCTTGAGCAGCCAGGCGCAGTACGGGACGGTGGTGGCCGAGTAGACCATGATCAGGCCGAGGTAGCCGTCCAGCAGCTGCAGCTCGGAGAGAATCGTGTACATCGGCACGATCAGCACGGCGATCGGGAACATCTGCGTGACCAGCAGGGTCCACATCAGCTGGCGGTGCCCGGCGAAGCGCATCCGGGAAACGGCGTAGCCGGTGGTCGCCGCGACCAGGACACCGAACACGGTGGTACCGCCGGCCACGATCACCGAGTTGCCGAACCAGGTGAAGAAGTCGGTGTCGAACAGCACCTTGGAGTAGTTCGACAGCGTCGCCTTGTCGAAGATGGCTCCGGGGTGCAGGTAGTCCATCTTGTCCGGGCCGAGCGAGATGAACCCGATGTAGAGGACCGGGAAGAGCGCGATCAGGCTGGCCACGACCAGGGCGCCGTGCGAGAGCGCGGAGACCAGCGGGCTGCTCTCGCCGCGGCGGCGGAACTTGGCCGGCCGGGCTGCCGGTACCGGC encodes:
- a CDS encoding DUF397 domain-containing protein; the encoded protein is MQKTYNGMAAADLEGVVWQKSRHSNSQGNCVEFAALPGGDIAMRNSRFPDGPALIYTRAEIAALLLGAKDGEFDHLAA
- a CDS encoding transglycosylase family protein, producing MGEERIFMLPVNATTRTRRLIAATGVVGLGLSIPCFTAGAASAAPVSTWDKVAQCESSGDWSINTGNGFYGGLQFTSSTWAAYGGHQYAAQANQATKAQQISVAEKVLADQGPGAWPVCSVKAGLTKGGAPAQVDTSSSSSSAAASRSETRAAAPKAAPQAAAPKTEAPKATTTTDKTYTVVSGDWLSTIAQKNNVEGGWQKLYDLNKSLLTSGPDLIYPGQKLALGTTTTTAAAPQQAAPQAAAPKHSTTTTTAKRATTSAVKASNVTGSKAAAINFALSKVGQAYVYGGSSNGGWDCSGLTQAAFRAAGIALPRVAADQADASTRVSLDNLQPGDLLFWSSNGSNSGVHHVALYVGDGKYVEAANPRAGVRTETISNWAPDFAGRI
- a CDS encoding sirohydrochlorin chelatase produces the protein MSTAAIPGAPLPVRTPGSRARGRHRRPERPEVPTGSPALVLAVPATAGPETRPVVEELLSIVRGEQPGIEAAAAYLADGDQDDAPTVAGLLAQAAEAGLPAPVLVPLLPGPHGFLTELHQLAAGTGAIVTDVLGPHPLLSEAVHVRLSEAGLARADRARLFAIATSADGVVLTTVGGEDSAAAAGITGVLLAARLAVPVVAAALDVPGSVAAAVEHLRATGSQRPALAPLVIGPEADPELLAAAAEETGCPSAAPLGAYPTIGQLVASTYLAALNITAPGEAPVEEQPSE
- a CDS encoding LacI family DNA-binding transcriptional regulator, with amino-acid sequence MVAIGSGIVTTARLSDIAAQAGVSEATVSRVLNGKAGVSATTRQTVLAALDVLGYERPTRLRQRSAGLIGLITPELSNPIFPALAQVIEQVLSRHGYTPVLCTQTPGGSTEDELVEMLVERGVAGIVFVSGLHADSTADHDRYAKLTGRQVPFVLINGYSEKIAAPFISPDDRAAMWMAVQHLVELGHEKIGLAVGQRRYVPVLRKIEGFTAAVQELLGRTPEEAEGLVHHTLFSVEGGHAAANALLDKGCTAIVCGSDMMALGAIRAVRQRGLSVPQDVSVVGFDDSPLIAFTEPPLTTIRQPVEAMATAAVDALLEEVGGNPAQRAEFMFQPELVMRGSTGANPK
- a CDS encoding ATP-binding protein, yielding MSTGTALAVDPHVVTCTLAPRLEAVRTAREFARSTLQGWGLGDLFDDVALVASELVTNALRHALEPRRDVQPAVEPSRFPVQPGPQQAADARLPIRISLVHRSPQVVCAVSDPSSNGPVAREADFVAESGRGLHLVDSFSRSWGWHPLAGAGKVVWALFEAEAGSETGEPSGRHRRSA
- a CDS encoding helix-turn-helix domain-containing protein, producing MTTVQPGGGSMVRRILLGSQLRRLREGRGITREDAGYQIRASESKISRMELGRVSFKERDVADLLSLYGVNDGAEREALLGLVREANKSGWWHSFNDVLPGWFQTYVGLEEAAALIRTYEVQFIPGLLQSEEYARAVFGQTRPVISDEELERRLSLRMRRQKLLTDGQSPRLWAVIDEAALRRPVGGPKVMRAQVQYLIDIAQQPNVVVQVMPFRFGAHAGESGAFSILRFPEQDLADVVYLEQLTSALYLDKRDDVDAYIQVMERLCVDSLTPDQTIDLLTAILAER
- a CDS encoding TetR/AcrR family transcriptional regulator; the encoded protein is MAPRGESVNEEMRQRSRRRIMRATVELVDQRGYGRTTLGDIAERAGLARGLLSYYFDGKRLLMQAATHRLMHLELAAALDELPPDAGADARLARAIDAVLGLAMDHPRVMRSHLALILDPDVGAFVKDPEQQQLGAILQDLLRRWGAADPVAEHAVLRSALMGGCIGVLLPGAAIPLAPIRADLFSRYGLAWELGVPPQPDAPPRLQPVRL